Proteins encoded within one genomic window of Diceros bicornis minor isolate mBicDic1 chromosome X, mDicBic1.mat.cur, whole genome shotgun sequence:
- the LOC131401463 gene encoding small integral membrane protein 10-like protein 2A — MAASVAVTAAAAAAALSGLAVRLSRSVAARGSYGAFCKGLTRTLLTFFDLAWRLRMNFPYFYVVASVMLNVRLQVRIE, encoded by the coding sequence ATGGCGGCGTCGGTGGCTGTgaccgcggcggcggcggcggcggccctgTCGGGCCTGGCGGTGCGGCTGTCGCGCTCGGTGGCGGCCCGCGGCTCCTACGGCGCCTTCTGCAAGGGGCTCACGCGCACGCTGCTCACCTTCTTCGACCTGGCCTGGCGGCTGCGCATGAACTTCCCCTACTTCTACGTCGTGGCCTCCGTGATGCTCAACGTCCGCCTGCAGGTGCGGATCGAGTGA